Below is a genomic region from Trichoderma asperellum chromosome 2, complete sequence.
GCATTCGGTATCCTCATCTAGATTTCTTTTTCCGTAATGCGGTGGCCGCTGGTTCAAGCCCTGCCGAGAGCAAGAGTCTCACAACCTTGGAGACCTCCAACAAaggctttaattttttttttttttttttttttttttctttccttttgctGCTATAGTTTCTATAGTCGCTTCCTATGTATTAGATCCACGTACATGTAGACCTTTCTAATTCAACCTTGATGTTTGCTGGGCATTCTCTCTTATAATTTGCAACACGCTCTCAGCACATTCCTCTGCCGTCTTATCTTTGGTATAGATAGTGTATTTCGCAAGTCTCTTATTGCTTGGATGTTCCAGAAAGTGTTTGTTGAGAGCCAGTTTGTGATTCCTTCGAGCCTCTGTAATCTTTATAGCTTCCTCCACATCTTCACAAGGCATCACCAAAATAACGTTCTGGTAGGGTCTCATCAAACCCTCAATCTTTTCCAACTCCTCTGGATTTTCATATACCGAATGTCCAGCTCCAAAATCGATAATCTTTCCATAAAACTCATCGCTCTCTTTACTAGCATTTTGCAAGATGTGTGAAACAGCCTGGTATTCAAAAATTTTCCAATGTTGATAAAATGGCCAGAGGCCCTGTTCTTCGTATATCTTTTCCGCAAAGGCTTTATCGTAGCCATATGGTGCGTAGAGCTCATCGCGGTGGCGGTCAATGCTATACAGCTCCTTTGCAAGATTCGCACCGATAATTCGACCGATTGTGGACTTGCCAGACCCCTCTGGGCCAATCAAAATTACACTTTCGGCACtcattataactataaattgtTTCTGATATATTTTTGCAACTTAActtgctactactacttcttATAGATGCTGTCGGATTCAAGATGCCGGACATGGACCTGTATATAAGTGAGTCATACTCCTCACCGACAAAAGTTCGCGGCCTTTACTTAACCCCGCCTACTCTCTGCGttcgggggggggggggggggggggggaattGCCTATGCACGAACTCATGTTTGTTTCTCATGCGGTCTTAATAAGTAGTTTGTGTTACTATACTTCTTAGACTGTGTTGGTTACGCGTCTGCATGGGCATCGCATACGATGCATCACCTAATTCGATTGTTAGGTATAAAGAATTCTTTCACATCAGTAACCCCGCTTACACCAATTGAGAGAGCCCTGTATCCAACGTACAATAAGCGGCAGCTACTATAGTGATTTTAGTTACATTCCAGCTTAAGTCTGGTATCTAATCTACATTTAATGACATATGTCGCGTATTGAATGGTGTCTAGTTGTAAGACGATGTAGAAAATTAAACCGCCAGTACTTTGACCCATCATCATTATCTCGAAGCCAAATATCGTGGTGACACATTTTTACTCACGATGTGTCCATCTCGTGTTATATCAGATGCCATGTTATGTTTTCCCAAGCCCCTATCCATCATCAATGCACCATTCTCTTGGTACCATTAGATGTCCAATGGTATTTGCTTTGGTCATGTCTCATTGGTGCCAAATCTTCTTAGCCtgcgtacatgtacatactgACTGCATTGCCCGTTTGGGACGCAAGCCCAATGCGACGAATCGACGCTAAGATTCTTAGTGGAGACCGCCAGAGTTCGCTGGTAATTGGTGGGGCGCGCGATCACTATcgataaaggatttttttcctgctcgctttttcttctttttttttttgttacgGCCCGAGACCCACCATTTGCCATTTGCGCAGTATCGATCAGTCTATCTCGTCGCAACGACCAAGAGATACGATTGATTTTTCGCTGCCGATTGGGACAAGATTCGCTTAATTCTACAAAATGGCCGCCACAAAACATCTCCTCGCAGAGGGCGACGACAGCGTTGCCGAGAACCGCCCAATCAAGAAGTCCAAGGTCGACTCCAGCGACGATGCTGAGAAGGCCCgcttgaagaaggagaagaaggacaagaagaaggacaagaaggagaagaaggagaagaagagaaagtcagaggaggaagatgacaaGACCGAGGAGTCTGTAGAGAAGAGCGCAGACGGCGagggcaagaaggagaagaagaagtccaagaaggagaagaaggagaagaaggccaaggagtctcaagatgaagacgcaAATGAACAACCCGAGAGCATGGACGTCGACCAAGACGAGAAGCCTGTCGAAGACAAGAAACAGTCCAAGAAGGATcgcaaggccaagaaggagacCAACGGCAATGCGTCCGAGCAAACCTCCAGCGGTCGCGACTACGTTCAGACCATGAGCCTTTCCAACGTCGCACAATCCGAAATCGACGAATACTTGTCCAAGAACGAGATTGTCATTACAGACCCCAAAAACGTCACCGACAAGCTCCGACCCATCACCGAATTCCACCACCTCCCCTCAACCAACCTTCTCGAGAAGAAGCCTTCACCCTTTGCCAACTTCAAAGCTCCTACCCCCATTCAGGCTGCCTCATGGCCATCCACGCTTTCCGGCCGCGATGTGGTCGGTGTAGCCGAGACAGGTTCCGGCAAGACTATGGCTTTCACTCTTCCTTGCGTAGAGGCCATTTCCACCATTGGAAAGAAGGGCGTCAAGGCAGTCGTTGTGTCACCTACGCGAGAGCTTGCTATGCAGACATATGAGCAGATGAATGGCGTTGCTGCTCTTCTGAGACTCAAGTGCGTCTGTCTCTATGGTGGCGCTTCAAAAGACGACCAGCGAGCGCTTCTCCAGAGGGGTGCCGACATCATTGTCGCCACTCCCGGCCGATTGAAGGACTTCATGTCAGACGGCACTGTCGATTTGAGCGGCTGCAAATTCGCCGTCTTGGACGAGGCCGATCGTATGCTGGACAAGGGTTTCGAAGAGGATATCAAGCTGATTCTTGGCGCCTGCCCTCCCCGGGAGGAGCGTCAAACTCTCATGTTTACTGCTACCTGGCCATTCTCAGTCCAGAGCTTGGCATCCACCTTCATGGTTGACCCAGTCAAGATCACTATT
It encodes:
- the DBP3 gene encoding RNA-dependent ATPase, coding for MAATKHLLAEGDDSVAENRPIKKSKVDSSDDAEKARLKKEKKDKKKDKKEKKEKKRKSEEEDDKTEESVEKSADGEGKKEKKKSKKEKKEKKAKESQDEDANEQPESMDVDQDEKPVEDKKQSKKDRKAKKETNGNASEQTSSGRDYVQTMSLSNVAQSEIDEYLSKNEIVITDPKNVTDKLRPITEFHHLPSTNLLEKKPSPFANFKAPTPIQAASWPSTLSGRDVVGVAETGSGKTMAFTLPCVEAISTIGKKGVKAVVVSPTRELAMQTYEQMNGVAALLRLKCVCLYGGASKDDQRALLQRGADIIVATPGRLKDFMSDGTVDLSGCKFAVLDEADRMLDKGFEEDIKLILGACPPREERQTLMFTATWPFSVQSLASTFMVDPVKITIGSRGKETENGSVELQANTRITQKVEVLDGRDKEFRLLQIIKQHQQGKQKDDRILVFCLYKKEATRVESFLGRKGVRVGGIHGDLKQEQRTRSLEAFKSGKTPVLVATDVAARGLDIPEVKLVINVTFPLTIEDYVHRIGRTGRAGKTGEAITMFTIQDKAHSGSLINILKGANQPVPDELMKFGTVVKKKTHDMYGGFFKDVDPNQKATKITFD
- a CDS encoding uncharacterized protein (EggNog:ENOG41), producing MSAESVILIGPEGSGKSTIGRIIGANLAKELYSIDRHRDELYAPYGYDKAFAEKIYEEQGLWPFYQHWKIFEYQAVSHILQNASKESDEFYGKIIDFGAGHSVYENPEELEKIEGLMRPYQNVILVMPCEDVEEAIKITEARRNHKLALNKHFLEHPSNKRLAKYTIYTKDKTAEECAESVLQIIRENAQQTSRL